The Lusitaniella coriacea LEGE 07157 DNA segment CTTGGTTATGCGGCGCTCTTGCCCGTTCTACTCTCCGAGCAAGTATTGAAAAAGTACGTGAAAAATATCCATTTGCGATTGATGCTTTTGTCCTTTTACCCGACCATTTTCACTGCATTTTTACGCTCCCCGAAGAAGACAGCGATTATGCAACTCGATTGCGACTTATCAAAACCTTCGTGACCAAAACGTGTAAAGACAAACTTAAGCTTAAAACAAAAACCACCCAATCTCGCAAAAAACGGAAAGAAAGCAATCTTTGGCAGCGTCGATATTGGGAACACGTTATTCGAGATGAAGAGGATTTTGCTCGGCATTGCGATTATATTTATTACAACCCCGTGAAGCATGGTTTATGCAAAACGCCCCAACACTGGAGATTTTCTAGTATTCATCGCTTTATCGCACAAGGAATTTATCCTGAATCTTGGGGACGCGACCGCGTGCCAGATATTCCGATGAATGTGGGGTATGAATAATCGTTGATTCCCGGTGCATTACGCTTGCGCTAACGCACCCTACTGATGACTAGC contains these protein-coding regions:
- a CDS encoding REP-associated tyrosine transposase; this encodes MPNYRRITITGGTYFFTQVTYQRYPWLCGALARSTLRASIEKVREKYPFAIDAFVLLPDHFHCIFTLPEEDSDYATRLRLIKTFVTKTCKDKLKLKTKTTQSRKKRKESNLWQRRYWEHVIRDEEDFARHCDYIYYNPVKHGLCKTPQHWRFSSIHRFIAQGIYPESWGRDRVPDIPMNVGYE